From one Candidatus Nitrospira nitrosa genomic stretch:
- a CDS encoding 50S ribosomal protein L11 methyltransferase, whose protein sequence is MPNDWVDVCIHGSFDTGELLSRLDDAEVQGAWEDEGKVHLYWAEAQWTEARLSSLRAALADVTESSQEQSLSVTLVPAQDWNDAWARSVKPLRIGRVVIRPSWEPVTLTPRDLEIILDPKQAFGTGHHATTRMLLEWLQEHIRGGEEILDVGTGSAILAMAAVKLGANSAIGIEIDPVAVDCAKEYVEQNGLLDQIELVCGTLADLPQEKRQDAGLVLANLDRQTVLSLGEDLASVAFGGARVLVSGILVEQESEIVERFSNLGLVCADRRDDEGWVVMQFLKPESCEGEA, encoded by the coding sequence ATGCCGAATGATTGGGTAGATGTGTGCATTCATGGTTCTTTCGATACTGGCGAATTGCTGAGCCGCCTGGACGATGCAGAGGTGCAGGGAGCCTGGGAAGATGAAGGGAAGGTCCATCTCTATTGGGCGGAGGCCCAGTGGACTGAGGCTCGGCTTTCATCGCTCCGTGCAGCCCTTGCTGATGTGACGGAATCAAGTCAGGAGCAATCGCTGTCCGTGACGCTGGTACCGGCTCAAGACTGGAACGACGCCTGGGCTCGTTCCGTCAAGCCGCTTCGTATCGGTCGAGTCGTCATTCGTCCCAGTTGGGAACCGGTGACGCTTACTCCTCGTGATCTCGAGATCATCTTGGATCCCAAGCAAGCCTTCGGCACAGGGCACCACGCGACGACACGCATGTTGCTGGAGTGGTTGCAAGAGCACATTCGCGGGGGTGAAGAGATTCTGGATGTGGGAACTGGTAGTGCGATTCTGGCGATGGCGGCGGTCAAACTTGGTGCAAATTCTGCCATCGGTATCGAAATTGATCCGGTTGCCGTCGACTGCGCGAAAGAATATGTCGAGCAGAACGGGTTGCTTGATCAGATCGAGCTTGTGTGTGGAACGCTGGCTGATCTGCCGCAAGAGAAACGGCAGGATGCCGGTCTGGTACTGGCGAATCTTGATCGGCAAACGGTCTTAAGCCTTGGGGAGGACTTGGCATCCGTTGCGTTTGGAGGGGCGAGGGTTCTGGTCTCCGGCATTCTTGTGGAGCAAGAATCTGAGATCGTCGAGCGGTTTTCTAACTTAGGTCTAGTCTGTGCTGACCGGCGGGATGATGAG